In Sporosarcina psychrophila, a genomic segment contains:
- a CDS encoding branched-chain amino acid ABC transporter permease, whose protein sequence is MKTLWKKYEQNKLAHGIFLLIYIGVTSLSLYTAQKSVAAFLLLLTSLLLLYFTKFTNLTKWLIAGFVLVFLLPFTASNGDAYQSYMEVSTLVGIYIAMALGLNIVVGMAGLLDLGFVAFFAVGAYTYGIFATAQASNFMPFGTFPLSGESFWLFIIIGGLVAALFGILLGIPVLRVKGDYLAIVTLGFGEIIRIIFNNLDRPINITNGAMGISSVTPPRLFGIDFLYPSQFYYIVLVLLFFTIFTVRRFEHSKIGRSWKAVRENEIAAQAMGVPLVRTKLMAFAIGATFSGMMGVVFAAKQAFVDPTSFTLLESITILVMVVLGGMGSVPGVILGAAVMTILNLQVLTEMTNWLNQLSLSGIISIPYALSPAKMQRFIFGALLILFALYRPKGLLPAKNRIFIEKDLQGVNRKAKLVTTQEQSENEKL, encoded by the coding sequence TTGAAAACTCTATGGAAAAAATATGAACAAAACAAACTTGCGCATGGAATCTTTCTTCTAATTTACATCGGAGTTACATCACTAAGTTTATATACGGCACAGAAGTCAGTTGCCGCCTTTCTACTTCTATTAACTTCGTTATTACTGCTATATTTTACAAAGTTTACTAATCTCACAAAATGGTTGATAGCGGGTTTTGTACTAGTGTTTTTACTGCCGTTCACAGCTAGTAATGGTGATGCTTATCAATCTTACATGGAAGTTTCGACACTTGTTGGTATCTATATTGCTATGGCTTTAGGATTAAATATTGTAGTTGGTATGGCTGGGCTTCTTGATTTGGGTTTTGTAGCATTTTTCGCAGTTGGGGCATACACATATGGTATTTTTGCTACAGCGCAAGCATCTAATTTTATGCCATTTGGAACTTTCCCTTTATCGGGAGAAAGCTTTTGGCTATTTATTATCATAGGTGGATTGGTAGCTGCGTTGTTTGGAATTCTACTTGGAATTCCAGTTCTCCGGGTTAAGGGAGATTATCTAGCTATTGTTACGTTAGGTTTTGGAGAGATCATTAGAATTATATTTAATAATCTAGATCGCCCCATTAATATAACAAACGGTGCAATGGGAATTTCTTCCGTAACTCCACCTAGATTATTTGGGATCGATTTCCTATATCCTAGCCAATTTTATTACATTGTACTTGTTCTCCTATTTTTCACGATCTTTACAGTTCGTCGTTTTGAACACTCCAAAATAGGGCGTTCGTGGAAGGCTGTTAGGGAAAATGAAATAGCTGCTCAAGCTATGGGTGTACCTTTAGTTCGGACAAAACTAATGGCGTTTGCGATTGGTGCTACCTTCTCAGGGATGATGGGTGTCGTCTTTGCTGCTAAACAAGCATTTGTAGACCCTACAAGCTTTACACTACTTGAGTCAATTACGATATTAGTAATGGTGGTTTTGGGTGGTATGGGAAGTGTCCCGGGCGTTATTCTTGGGGCGGCCGTTATGACGATTCTGAATCTCCAAGTATTGACGGAAATGACAAATTGGTTAAATCAACTAAGCTTGTCGGGGATAATTTCGATTCCATATGCATTATCACCAGCTAAAATGCAACGTTTCATATTTGGAGCCCTATTAATCCTCTTTGCTTTATATAGACCAAAGGGACTCTTGCCAGCAAAAAACCGTATATTTATCGAAAAGGATTTACAAGGAGTAAATAGGAAAGCTAAGTTAGTAACAACGCAGGAACAATCGGAAAATGAGAAGCTGTAG